From the genome of Loxodonta africana isolate mLoxAfr1 chromosome 19, mLoxAfr1.hap2, whole genome shotgun sequence:
catttttttctgatCCCATGAAAAGTAATTATCAGGCTGGTTGCTTTTGGACCACCCTTAGTGGCTTCTATAACATCCAGGTTTAGAGCTCTATCAGTTGTTCTTCAAAATTTTTTTGCTGACTTTTTTCTTAAGCAGTTTTTCCCCAGTACCTTTTGGCTAATATCCTACTAGCTGCTatcagcccgagagacagaaagtgtCTACTTGCCACCAGTTTCAGCAAAGTCCTTGAATAGAATCTCAGGGTCACATGCCATCCATGAGCCAAGCATTGGGAATAGAGCATATGTGCTTTGAATTGGTCCTATCTGGGTCACGTATCTATCAATAGAGCCCAATATATACAGCCCATTCTCTGTACAGTAGCCAGAAAGGTCTGTTCGATTACATCACACTTTGTTCAAACTGCAGCTCTCCCCGCACCTTGaaaatgattttttgttttacttattgtAAAAGCCAAAATGCTAGCACTGGCTATAAGGCCACTTATTACCTGTCTGATCCCATTATATCCATTCTCTGTCTCCCTCATTCTGCTCCAGTCACCCTGGCTTCCTACATGTTCCTTGAAAGCTCTAATAGTTTCACACCCCTCCCccgcaaaaaaaccaaacccactgctatcaagtcaattctgactcataacaacgtTTTAActttctgttccctctgcctagaatggcTAATCTCCTACCATCATTAAGATTTTAGTGAGGCTTTTTTGATTACCATATTTGAAATTGAAGCTCCTCTCAGTTGTTTTCTCCAGAGTACTCATGACACTCTAACAGGTcgtttttatttattcaattcACCACCAGTGTTACCTCACCCCTCTAAAATATAAGCACTAGATCAGAAGATAACACATAGTAGGCTTTCAGCATATTATTTATTGAATGttccagtgaatgaatgaatataaattGGGAAGGAGTAGTTCCCAAATAGAAATAAGCTCTTTTTTTATAGAAGAGTGAATGGATGCAAGGCAGCCATAAAACCCCATAGATGCACAAATACAGGGAGCACCATTAGCATTGTATTACGTCTCCAGGAGGGGCTGTGCACATCAAATCCAATGTACACCCCATGTAACTATGTCAGGCAGGGGCCTGGAAGGATAAAAACCATGGTGTCCAGTACAAAGTTCTAGGCTAGGAATAAGCCAGTACTGCCTCTAAAATTGTTCCTAAAGTAGGACTTTGAGAGAGGAAGTTTCAGCTGAAGAGAAAAATCAGTGGGTCACATACTATGAATATGATATACGCTTCTGTATAATTCTCCTGTTGATACCAGAGACACTTTTTAAGCCCTATTTTGATTAATACCATTAGAATCACATTTTATTCATCACCAAGGAAACCATATATAAGCTGTCATTTGGCTAATCCCTCAATCTGGACTTCTATTTACCCATGTTTAAAAGACGGAAAAGTAAAAGTGACGATGACATTACTTTATTTACAGGGTTACTGAGATTATTAATTGACTTACAGTGAAAGTAATTCCTGCATAAAATCACTAAACAATGAATTATTACTACAGATATTCGTAACCATTGTTTGTAATTAAATACACCCACTATTTACTATTcaacatggttaagttccaaagaccaggtcattacatGAAAAGCAGCATTatgcaaaatggaggatgaccacatcaaatcacaaaatggaggatgactacatcataatgtaactgccaaattacatgattatataactgccaaaccactgagaatcatggcccagccaagctgacaaataaccttaaccattacagccagtgttactcttgcctagCACGTTGGCATTCGTTACTCCCAGTTTTACATTGTTAATTGGTGAAATAGAGAGtacatttttttactattgtaaatgcaaaatatcagataatgagatagtcaaataagtgaggagtaggtgtatttaaAATACATTATAGCTATAATTAGCCAAGAAAAGCCAAGTAAAaaagtcattttatttatttattttgttttattttcttgctttAGGAGATCATGGACCTTGAAGCATATTTTGAAAGAATTGGGTATACAGGCCCTAGGGGGAAATTGGACTTGGAAACATTAACTGACATCCTTCAACACCAGATCCGAGCCATTCCCTTTGAGAACCTTAACATCCATTGTGAAGAAGCAATGGAGTTGGACTTGGAGGCAATTTTTGATCAAGTTGTTAGGAGGAAGCGAGGCGGGTGGTGTCTCCAGGTCAATCACCTCCTGTACTGGGCTTTGACTACAATGGGTTTTGAGACTACAATGTTGGGAGGTTATGTTTACAGCACTCCAGCTGAAAGATACAGCAACAAAATGATTCACCTCCTGTTGCAGGTGACCATAGATGACAGAAACTACATAGTGGATGCTGGGTTTGGGCGCTCCTACCAGATGTGGCAGCCTCTGGAGTTAATTTCTGGGAAGGATCAACCTCAGATACCCTGCATCTTCCGCTTGAGGGAAGAGGGAGGGACCTGGTGCCTGGACCAAATCAGAAGAGAGGAGCACATTCCAAATGAAGAATTTCTTAATTCTGATCTCCTGGAAAAGAATAAATACCGAAAAATCTACTCTTTTACTCTTAAGCCTCGAACAATTGAAGATTTTGAGTCTGTGAATGAATACCTTCAGACATCTCCACTATCTGTGTTTACAAGCAAATCCTTTTGTTCCTTGCAGACACGAGAAGGGGTTCACTGTTTAGTGGGCTTCACCCTCACCTCTCGAAAATTCAATTATAAGGACAATACGGATCTGGTAGAGTTTAAGACCCTAAAtgaggatgaagtaaaagaagtgcTGAAGAATCTGTTCAATATTTCCTTGCAGAAAAAACTTGTGCCCAAACACGGTGACCGATTTTTTACCGTTTAGAGGAAGGAGCGAAAAATAGTCATGAGTATTACTTCAGGTATTCAAAGTTGTTATTTTTGAGAGTTTCAAACATATATAAAAGTAAAGAGAATATAATACTAAACTTGTCTTGTTTTAATTACCCAGCTCATCAACTCTCAACTGATGGCTTATTGTATTCCTTCTATACCCCCAAATTATGGTGAAGAAAATTCTAGACATTAAATCATCATTTCACCCATAAAAATTTTAGTGCGTGTCATTAAATGATAATATTCCAATAAAACAATCATACACCTtttcaaaattaataataataatggcattTTATCGTTATGGTCTGGTTTATCCTGGAAAGCATTGTGatttgtgctggaaaaccttcaaaatttttaaatgttaaagacTTTCCAGCATAAATATCAGAAAATATGATAATACAATATGAAGGAGATCATTTCCATTGAGAGGAAGCAGTTCTTTGGAAGGTCCTGAAGGGTTATCGTTCCTCCCTCCCTACTAGCATTCCTTGACTTCAAGAacaaacaaccaccaccaccactccacCCACAAACACATGCCTGAtaacttgttgtttttgttgttaggtgccatcaagtcagttctgactcatagtgaccctatgcacaacagagggaaacactgcccggtcctgtgccatcttcacggtctttgctatgtttgagcctattgtgacagcaactgtgttaatccatctcactcagaatcctcctctttttcactgaccctctacaaagcATGCTGTCCTTTTCTGGggcctggtcccttctgataacatgtccaaagtacatgaggtgcagtctcgccatcctcatttctgaggcgcattctggctgtacttcttctaagacagattttttcattcttcttgcggtccgtggtatattcaatattctttgccaacaccgtaattcagaggcatcaattcttcagtcttccttattcaatgaaATTCTGATAACTAGCAGGGCTAAAGTGTTACATTCCAGGCTGGTGCCCGTATGCCTAACCACCCACTCCTCAGGTGGTCAGGCTAGAAAATCCTTGTAGTGAATCACCCATCCCTCAGAATGTAAAACTGGCTGAGGGAGGAAACAGTTGGTCCCTCACCTACTGTGCAAAGTGAGAGCACACATAGAAGAGTCTACACCTCTGCCTGGACACCTTTTTTTGACCCAGAGGGAATCACTCTCCATGAAACTGTTCCTATTAtttgctctgtcttttctctcagTAAACGGCTTTTGCTTGCCAATGGTTTGTGAGTGTCTCATGTATGTGGCTCGGTCAGACTAGGTGGATATAGCACCCATAGATGAGTTGATGCTACTGGTTGGGATCCTCATCCTAGTAGTCTTGTGGCTACTTGGGGTTTTAGAATTGCCTCTGGGACAACCTGTGTGCATCGTGCATCCATTAAATTCAACCAGCATTTATCCTCTGTCGACTTTTTACAAAATACTGCATGTATAATTTGGGATTGGAactcaacaaagaaaaatgagatatGATACTTGCCTCCAAATAGCCCAATAGCTCCCAGGGCAAGATTTCAACCAATACATGGTAGTATGTGACTAGGTATCAGGAGAGTGGCACAGCTAATCATTTCTATTGCAGTGCCTTTTAGCAACTATGGTTATTCATGCACCATTTCGTTAACATGAGAATACAATATCAGATTGAGAATTTCCTACTTAACGCTTTCTCCCTGCCCTGGAGCTTACCTGTTGACATTGCTGCCCAGGCCTCCTGTTCAGCACACGCACATGCCCAAACCAGAAACATTAGGAATATTTAATGGAGAAATGGGATGAAAAAATGAGTGGAACAGAGAGGGGGCTGACTTGGAAAGGTATTGGCTCTCTGTCCCTCCCTGCTTTGCCACCcatttctcaaactcttccatcGTGGATCACACTCCCCAACAGAAAATTGAGTTTAAACCTTTTTCTCAGGTGCTGCTTCCTGCAGGAACCCAAGTAGTATTTGAGTGGCATTTAAAATCATAGTAATGAGTGAGATTACCCAGGGAGTATGTGTACACTGAGAAGAGAAAGTGCCCCACAACTAAGGCATTTCTATTCCCTATAGGTGGAATAGAAAAGGCAAGTCCAGCTAAACAGGTCAAATGGTGAGTTACAGGGAAATCAAGAGATAGTggaatcatggaagaaaaatagaaaaagtgtTTCATGCAGAAGGAAAGGTTCGTGTGTTGAATGCTGCTGGGAAATAAAGAATTATAATAAAAACATGAATTTGTGTTATTTAATAACATGGACATCACTGGTGACTTTGACAAGAGCCATCTTGTATGTAGATGGGGATGGAAGTCTGATCGAAGTCAGCTGAGAAGATGGCAGTGGGAATTTGAAACAGGGATGGAGTGTGATCTCACTGTATCAAGACAGGAACAAACAAAATGATACAATATATTCCTATAAGGATAAGTATATGAAAACACGTAGAAAAATATCTGGGTGTTTACATACCAAATAATTGTTGTTCAAAGATGACTTTAATCTTCCATGCAATGTGTTACTTTTTTTTACAAGGGGAGAGTCCAGATGCATCACTTACATCAATCATCAGAGACTGTAGTGCTTAAGTTATTCTCCTCTTCTTTGCAGGCACAGGGTAGACCACGTCACTGACCCCCCCTCAGCAGTTAGATATAACCATGTCAACTgagttctagccaatggaatgtgAGTGGGATGACAAAGCTATGTCCAAACTTTTGTTCTTGCCTAGGTTCTTGTAACGGCCTTTGAAGTCCGATTCCTACATTACGACCTGAGCCTAGCCTGTAGACATCTGGAAGATGACCGTTCCTCTGATCTGGTATATTTATTTAAAGGAATGTTTATGGAATATCTACTATTTCACTATACCTGTAATAGGTTTTTGAGTAGGATGATGCTCATAGTCTGTTTGGTCCAGTCCAGGTTTACATCTTTGTCCCAGCATAACTGAAGATCCCACTTCACTCTCAAATATTATTCGGACAATACATTGTATGATCACACTAAATAAGACAGATGTTCACTGAGCTACAAACCCAGTTCTTGCCCTAGCTCTTTTATTCTTGCCCAGGTCTAGGTAATAGTTCTTTATTTCTCTATCTCCAATTcactttgattaaaaaaacaaaacaaaacacacacacacaaaaaccatatGTTTTAATTCTCCGAATAAGATAAAGGAAGCCAATCTctgaaacaaacaagcaaataaacacCCTGAAAAACCACTCTTTCATTATGTCACAGTTCATGTTGTGCCACACAATCTTACTGGGACCCTGCtgctccttttcttctttcatttgtgTCCCAACTCTCCTCTATGTTGTAGGTGTCTTTTCCATTCAGCCAGAGGAGAAAGAGAGCAAAGAACACATCGCTGAGGGGTGTTTATGGCCAAGCATGTCATCCCACTcacattccattggctagaactcAGTCGACATGGGAATGGTAATGCTAATACTTACCTCATAGGACTGTTAATGAAGATTAAATCTGATAATCGAGGTTAAGTGCTTctaacagtgcctagcacacagaAAACgctccaaaaggtcagcagtttgaatccaccagccgctccttggaaaccctatggggcagttctaagcaACTgcgttaactaaaaaaaaatagttaaaaagaaaatgtccAAATAGGAGCATTTTGGGCCATTCCGCAGTtgactctgctctgtcctagccTTACAAATGGGGTGTCTTATTCCATCCAAGAGTTGGAGAATGTAGCCCATGTTTCATCAAGTTTTGTCTGCTGTCCTCCTGAGCTCTCTACCTGAGTAAAACCATCTGTGCTCATGCAGGCACATAGGGCTGTGATGTCTCACTGTGACCCACCACACCAGTGACTTGCCTGGCCcttcctgcttttctttcttctcccaaGACTCCCAGAGCCAAAATTGCTTTCTCTCTGGTAGAATAGCCTTTCTCTCTACTCAATTCTGTCCACTAACATTCGCCCGGTTTTTACAACATTCATCTTCCTGCAGCATCACTTCCCACCTTTACTAAAGGTCCTACACAACTGACTAAGTAGTCCCAGAAACTCTGGTTGAAGGTCAAGATTCTAAACCGAGGAAGGCCATCATAAGACTCAGGAAATTTCCCACTTAGTCCGAGGGGAATTATTTCCTAAATGAAATTATGCCTGAAGTAGAAATGTTGCTTATTTATCAGCTTCCTTGAACACTTCAATATTCCTAGGAATCCTAGATCATCCTGGAAATGATGGAACATAAAATTATTCAAAGTATTCACCTGCTCAAAACATAAGTATAATCTCTCCCATCTCCAAAACTATGTTCCAAAAGGAAATTTGTCCTTAAACATGTCTACCAATAGACATTTCATATCCTGTTTAGGCACTTGGCTATTTCTACTTGGAGGACACTATTCCAGGTAGAAAATTATTCCTGAGACCATGTCTTCTGAAtgccatttaaaaacaaaacaacaaggaAGAACAACTTTTGATAAAATCTTAGCACTACATGGTCATAGGTACCTATATGGGGAAAACATGGAACTCACAACACAGAATTATTCAAAAATAGTCTTCCTCTTAGAGCCAGTACCTTCCATGGATGCCTTTTTCATGTACCgccacaaacttttttttttcaaggaagtacagaaaaggaagaacattTCTTCCTGCCTGCCTTTGCAAGGAATTTTGAACTAAAAGTTATTTAGCACATATTAGAATCATTAAACTAAAACATACCAATTCTAATaccttcagtatttttttttttaaaatatgcttcCAACTACACGTGTGACAGTGAGCAGGGAGCTTTTGTTAATATCACCATAATTACTACCCTTTCCCCACCTCTCAATGCCATCACTTCTGTGGTAAGGAGTTGCACATTAAGAATTCCCATTTTTCCGAGTTCTGCTCCCCTTTCCACATGTAAAACATTGGAAATACTCATATTTCCAGCTTGAAAGTAGTTGATGTAGTTCCACCAGGAATAAAGGGAGGTTCAAGCTGCTAACATCTCAGTTCTACAACCACAGAGGTTCTTGGGTTGCAGTACCCAATCTTACTCTCTTTCACCCACCAGACTCCAGGTCACAGTTTCCTGTGACAATTCTTAATGAAGATCCTTAAGAGCCTCTGTCACTTTGGCTAGAACTTACAAAAGCAACCTCAGAATAATAAATCTGACCATTATAGGTTGTAACACCTTTAATTCAGCTGTCAAATTTCCCAGAATCAAGGGAATAATAGCAAAAATCAATAGAACAATTACTCCCATTCTCTGTGTGAGGGATGGTCTAGAGCCCAAAACCTTCAATCTGGAATTATTTCCTGCCCTGGGAAATTCTGGCAAAATCTGCTCTGTAACCCATTCCTCATCACTGTTGTGTCCTCGTTAATTGGGAAGAAGGAGTTTCTCCTCAAAACCTTGCCATCCAATTCACAGAAGGGAAACATGAAAGATCAGTAGTTACATAGAAAGCTGCTCAAATGCCATAGTCTTTggggaagtgcaaattaaaacaacactgAGCTATCACCTAACACACATAAGAGTTTAAAGGTTGGATGACACCTGATGTCAATTAGAATGTGGGGGAAATAGCACAGGCAGACAGTCATCTGGTAGTGCGGAGTGAAATATAGCGCACATATGCACTGTCACCCAGCAGATTCCACTCCTGCTACACACACACAAGAGCGTTTCTTATGTCCATCTAAACAGGATATTTAGTAGGATAGCCATCACAATGTAGTTTATAGTAGCAGGGAGTTGGAGGCAACCTAATAGCTGGATGTTGGAGTCCTTCACCAGTGGAACTGGTTAACTATACAGTTTTAGGTTGGATCCCTCTAGATTAGATTGAGAGACAAGGATCACAAGTAGGTACTACATCCGAGAGGTGATTTGAGAAGCAATTACTTGAGTGGAAAGTGAGTCCAGATTGGTGGAGAGAAAGCTGAAAATCAACAAAAGGTAATTATTGGCAGGTTAtaacacctgtctgtcagttagtCACACTGTGATGGTTTGCATGTTTCTTTGTTGTTGGAAGCTCTGCCATCAGTATTttcaataccagcagggccacccatagtggacagttttcagcagagcatACAGATGAGACACATTAGGAAGATAGCCTGAAAATGTACTTTTGACAATTAACCCAAGAAAATTCCATATGTACTAACAGAATATTACCAGAAATGGTGCAGGAAATAGAGCCCACCctggttggaaggaactcaaaagaaGACTGAGGACGAGCTATCTCTCAAATTAGAGTTGACCTTTATGATGCCATTGGAATAAAGCCTTCTAGACTTTCATTtactgatgtagcatgactcaaaacaaaaaggaacagcagcaaacatccattagtaattgcaatgtggaattatgaagtatgaattgaggaaaactggaagttgtcaaaaatgaaatggaacatttaAGATCagtaccctaggcattagtgcgctgatatggactggtattggtgatTTTGAACCTGACAATCATGTGGTCTCTACTGGGAACAACAAGTTGAAGGGGAATGGCATTACAGtcatcgttaaaaagaacattttgagttttattctaaAGAACAACATGGCAAGTGGTAgattaatatccatacaccttcaAGGAAGGACAGccatataatgaatataatgactATTATTCATCTTACACAACAAACTCAAACACCAAAGATGAAacaattgaagatttttgtgacttgccgcagtctgaaattcataatttattgataattactggaattggaatgcaaaagaatCACTAGCTGGAAAAGACACCTTGGTAATAGACGTAACTTcaaagatcacatgataaaattctgcaagaccaatgacttactcgtcataaatgctttttttcaacaacgttaATAGATGACTAGATGAGCGGGCCTCACCAATGGTACAAAGGAGtcaaatcaaatacatctgtggaaagagatgatggagaagtttaATATCATTCGCCAAGATGAAGTCAAAAACCTGAAGTAGAAAAGACCACTAATTGCTCATGCGCAAGttgaaattgaagctgaagaaaatcaaagcaagtccacgagagccaacaCATTCTGCAGGAGTTTAGACcacctcaaaaatagatttgactcactgaaccgAAGGCAAGAATATTTAAAGAGAAATACCAACagcataatacatgaagaaagtaaaagctcattaaaaaaagaggaaagaaggagaagaccaaaatggatatcagaagagaatcTGACTTGGTTGTAAGcacagagcagctaaagcaagcagaagaaatgatgaagtaaaatggctgaatagaagatttcaaaagaccACTTGAgaaagaaggcaaagtattatgatgaaatgtgtacagacctggagttagagaaTCGAAAGTGAAGCACACAATCAGCATTTCcgaagctgaaaggactgaagagaaaatacaagccttaagttgcattactgaaggattatacagacaaaaaaattgaatgatgcagaaaccataaaaagaagatggaaggcatacagagtcacagtaccaaaaataattagttgatattcaatcaATTCAGAAAGTAGCATATGAAGAAGGGCTGctggcattgaaggaagaaattcaagctacACTGAGGCCTTGGCAataaacaaggttccaggaattgactgaataccaactgagatggtAGAGCAAACAGATGCAATCTGGAAACACTTACAGAtttgtgtcaagaaatttggaagagagctacctggacaagcaactggaagagttccatattcatgcccattccaattAAGGCTatcaaaaagaaagcagaaatcaaataataccattaatatcacgctagcaaaattttgctgaagagaattCAGAAATGACTGTAGCTTTACATCAACAAGGTTTTGCCAAAATTTGAAGCTggtctcagaagaggacatggaaagagggatatcattactgatgtcagaaaGATCTTGGcctaaaccagagaataccagaaagacgttcacctgtgttttatggaatacatgaaggcattcaactgtgcgtaTCATTACAAAGTATGAAAAACGTTacaaaagaacaggaattccagaacacttaattgtgctcatatggaacctgtacatggatcaagaagaggcagttgtttgaacagaactaggggataatGCATGATTCGAAGGTGGAAAAGGTGTGACacggttgtgtcctttcacctacttattcaatctgtattctgaataAATATGAACAggacgcagcatcaggattggaggaagactcagtaacaacctgtgatatgcagctgGTACcaccttgattgctgaaaacGCAGATGACTTGAAACACTCACTAATGGttgtcaaagactacagctttcaggaTGAATTACTCCTGAaagttaagaaaagaaaaattttcacaactggaccaataagcaacttcatgataaacgaagttgtcaaggactttgtTCTACTTGGGTCAACAATCACAGTCCAGACAGGCAGTAGTCatgaaatgaaatgacatattacattgggcagactcattgcaaaagacatctttaaagctttaaaaagcaaagatgtcactttgatgactacagtaacccaagccatggttttttcaatcacatAAGCATAGAAAAGGTAGACAataaaaaatggaagacagaagaattcatGCATTCTAATCGTAGTGTtgatggagaatattgaatatactatggactgccaaaataacaaacgAATAAATCTCAGAAGACATGCAGAAAGAATCCACCTTAGAAGCCAGAATTGTGATACCTcagcttacttactttggacatgttctcaggaaagacctatcgctagaaaaggacatcatgtatggtaaagcagagggtcagcaaaaagaagggaaatgctaatagagatggattgacaaaatagTCACAATGATGAACTCAAacgtaccaacaatcatgaagatggcacaggaccaggcaacgtttccttctcttatacataaggtcaccatgagttggagctgatttgaCAGCAACCAATGACAGCAACTTTGGCAGGTTACCTTCATGAACAAATGCCTCTTAATCCCACCGGGAGGACTCTGGGACATGGAGTGTTGTCCATGTCTCAGAGCAATCCCACCCAAGGAAGAAGAAGTGCGAGGAGAGAGATTTATCTTCCAACTTCCATCATCGTGGGCTGAGTGCTGGTCCCAGGGCATTAATTTGCATGTCCCTCTACCCACCCAAGCTGAGGCCAAGAGAAAGCCTTCAGGTAGAGTTTCACAAGTTCTTGCAGCAGGTCAAAGGTGCAGGTACTAGAACAGTAAGGGCTGAGGCCGTACCACAAGGCAAGAATAGTGTCATACATAcatttcttaaaacatattttagaGTGTAAAACATGATAAACAGCAAGACTTACAGACATCATTTATGTGTATTCAAAACACATGCAAACACAAAGCCACATGACATATATTACTACATACCGTATACATGGGCACAACTTAGACAATTACACGGGGTACCTTTGGGTGGAGACGTGAGTGTGAGTGGGGAtgggaaataaaaggaagaacaaTATAAACAGAGAGGTCTTTCAGGAATTAATAACAGAAGTGCACCCTAGGGTGAAAATCTTTCATCCTCTTCTCCTGCGTGCCCTAGATTAAAGGATCTGCTGTTCCCTGACCTTCTCATGCTCTCACCTCCACATCACATGTAGAAAGCCTTGTTCACACAACCTGAGGGCAGAAAGTGTGTCAAATACAAGGTCACACACCTCACAGCCCCTGCCATGAGGCTCATCACTCAATCAAGTctacacattttttaaatgaacataATTGAATAAGACAGCTGGATTCCCCAAGGCCtcagaactacatttcccaggaaCCCGGGGATGATTTTAaacttgggggggggggggggcgggactgtgcaaaaaggcaaggagggCACTTCCACTTCAAGCCTGAGGACTGCTCTCTGCCTGGTTCCTGGTTCCTGGTCTGCTTCCTCATTCCTGCTCTGCTTCCTGGATGCTGGTGGGCTTCCTGGTTACTTACTGGTCTTAGGACAGCTTGGTAAGTAAGGTTCAATGTACTTTGAATTTGAGGCTGTTGTGGAAAAATCTTTTCTCAAGTGTgaggccacaaaaaaaaaaaaggcctgccttAATTTCAAGTC
Proteins encoded in this window:
- the LOC100677179 gene encoding arylamine N-acetyltransferase 1: MDLEAYFERIGYTGPRGKLDLETLTDILQHQIRAIPFENLNIHCEEAMELDLEAIFDQVVRRKRGGWCLQVNHLLYWALTTMGFETTMLGGYVYSTPAERYSNKMIHLLLQVTIDDRNYIVDAGFGRSYQMWQPLELISGKDQPQIPCIFRLREEGGTWCLDQIRREEHIPNEEFLNSDLLEKNKYRKIYSFTLKPRTIEDFESVNEYLQTSPLSVFTSKSFCSLQTREGVHCLVGFTLTSRKFNYKDNTDLVEFKTLNEDEVKEVLKNLFNISLQKKLVPKHGDRFFTV